TACCAGCCGGCCATCCGGCCGTGGATGCGGGCCACCTCCTCGTCCGCGAGCCGCCGGTTGCCGGTGCGCGCGGCGTTGCGGGCGAGGACGGACTCCAGTCCCGGCAGCAGCACCACGGGCAGCAGCCCGGGGCCGACGTGCCGCTTCCAGCCGCCGAGGCCGACCACGGGGCGGTCGGGGAAGACGGCGTCGTCGAGGATGCAGGAGATGCCGTTGGCCAGGTAGTTGCGGGCGGCGAAGCCGCAGGTGCGGCGGGCGAGACGGTACTGCGCCTCGGAGTGGTCGGTCCAGCCGGCCTGCGGGTCGGCGAAGCCGGCGCGCACCCACTCGCGTACGTCGTCGAGGCTGATGTGGGCGGTCGGCGCCCTGCGGGTGTCCGCCCAGTAGCGCGCGACGGTGGTCTTGCCGGCCCCGGCCGGGCCGATGAGGAGCACCGCCACCGTCGGTGGCGGTGCACCGTGCGGCATGGGTGCGGGCGGCGGGCTGGGCAGGGCCACGGGGCCGCCGACCGGGAGCTTGATGTGGCCGGTCGTCTCCACCGCGTCATGCGGCCCGGCCGCCGGCGGCGGCGGACCGGCAGGGCCAGGTCTGCCCTGGGGCGGCTGCGGAACCCCCACTGCGTGCTGCATCCCGTGCACCCTCTGCTCTGTGACCCGTCACGTACCGACGCCCGGCTGGTCATGGCCGTACCGCGGTCCGGGGCTGCCTTAGCCCCGCACGGTACCCGCACGACCCGCCATGGTGGGAACGATCCTGCCAGGAGCCCCGTGCCGGCCTAGTCCCAGGTGTGGTTTCCGCCGAGCAGGAGGAAGTGCTCCAGCACGTCCTCCATCGGGTCGTCGATCTGCCCCGTGCGGAGGAGGGCGAAGCTCGACCCGTTCGAGACGCTGCCGCCGTTGTAGTGCTCGTCGGCGGCGGCGACTCCTCCCTGCAGTCCCACGCCCGCCGGCGCCGCGACCATCGCGACCGCCACCCGTGCCCATACGCGCATACGCGTTTCTCCTCGTCGTCGGTGTTGCCGAGTGCTTCTGACGGAGACTCGGCGGTCCCGCCTTCCTATCCGCGGGAGGGGCGGCGAGGTTACGCCTTCGTATCGAGGAGAAGATCCGGAACTCCAATGGCGGTACGGGGCGTCTCTGTCATCCGAGCGGCGGGAGACGAAGGACCGGCGAAGGAGCGGCGGATGAGTGGTCGGCAGGAGGCGGACGGCGGGGCGCGGTTCGGCCCGTACCGCGTGGTCGGATCGCTCGGCCGCGGCGCCATGGGCCGGGTGTTCCTCGCCCGCGACGCCGCCGGCCGGGCGGCGGCCGTCAAGGTCGTGCATTCCTTCCTCGCCCGCGACCCCGAGTTCCGCGTCCGGTTCGCCCGGGAGGTGGCGGCGGCGGGGGCGGTGACGAGCCCCTGCACGGCGGCGCTGCTGGCCGCGGATCCGGACGCCGAACGTCCCTGGCTGGCCTCCGCGTACGTCGAGGGGCCGACGCTCGCCGCGCTGCTGAGGGCGCACGGGCCGCTGGACGAGGGGCGGTTGAGAGGGCTGGCCGCCGCGCTGGCGGCGGCACTGGCGGCGATCCACGCGGCGGGGATCGTGCACCGGGACCTGAAGCCGTCGAACGTGATCGTGGGCGCCGGCGGGCCGTGCGTCATCGACTTCGGGGTGGCCCGCGCTGCCGACGCGACGCGGCTGACGGGAACCGGCGTGCTGATGGGCACCGCCGGGTACGCGGCGCCGGAACACCTGACCGAGGGCGTCTCGACGCCGGCCTGCGACGTGTTCGCGCTGGGCGCGGTGCTGGCGACGGCGGCGACGGGGCGGCGGCCGTTCGGCGACGGCCCCGCGCACGCGGTGGCGTACCGGACGGTGCACGGGGAGCCGGACCTCGCGGGAGTGCCGGAGGGGCTGCGGGAGTTGGTCGCGGGCTGCCTGGCCAAGGACCCGGGCGGGCGGCCCGGGGTCGCGGCGGTCGCGGAGGCGGCCGGTCCCGCGGGCGGGGTGTCGTGGGCGTTCGCGGCGGAGGCGGTACGGGACCGGGGGGCCGGGCCCGTACGGGAGGAAGGCGCATCCGGCCCCGGCGGGGCGGGGACCCCGCAGGACGCGGGCGGCGAGGGCGGCGCGCCCGACGTGCGCGACGAGCCGCCCGCCGATCTCCCCCGCGACCGGCCCGTGCCGCGGAACGGCGCAGGCCCCGCGGGGGTCTTCGGGCCGCCGCCCGACCTCGGTCCCGTACCGCCGACGGCGGACCCCGGGGCACGCGCCCTGCCGGGACCGCCCGTCACCGCCGACGCGCGCCGCTACGCCGGCGGCCCCCGGCGCCGCCGGGGCGTGCTCGCCGCCGCGGTCGCCGCCGTCGCGGTGCTCGCGGCCACCGCCGTCCTCGCCGCGTCCCTGCTCGGCGACGGCGGCGACGGGGGCGACCACGACGGGGACGGTGCACCGCCGGGCGCCGGAGGCCGCGGCCGCCCCGCGGCCTCCGGCTCGCCCGTCACCAACCCGGCGCAGCCCGGCGGCGACCGGGCCCTGCCCGAGCCCGCCAGCCTCGTCGAGGACGTCAGCCTCGCCGCCGGGGAGTGGTCCGTGACCTGGGACAACCGCCCGCCCGAGCCCTCGGCCGGGGAGGGCACCAACGAGATCACCCCCCTCGGCCTGCTCGGCGTCTGGCTCACCGACGACACCGTCGTCCAGGCCGACGAGCACGCCGTGCGCGGCTACGACCGCGCCGACGGCGACCTCCGGTGGACCGCCACGCCCCCGGCGAAAGGGCTGGTGCCGTGCGCCATGTCGCGGACCGTGAGCGACGGCCGGGGCGCTGTCGCGTACGGCACCTCCGCCGAGGCCGACGAGGGCTGCGACCGGCTCGCCGTCCTCGACACCGGCAGCGGCGCGACCGTCTGGCGCACCGGGCTGCGGCCCCCGGACGGCGACCGGGACCACGTAGTGAGCACGACGGTCGGGGTCGTGGGCGACCGGGTCGTCGTCCGCTCGTACTCCGGCCTCGTCGGCTACGCCCTCGGCGACGGCCGCCCGGTGTGGCTGCGCACCCCGAGGACCGGCGACGGGTGCGCGCTCGGCGGCGCCGCCGCGGGGCGGACGAGCGTCGCGATGATCTCCGTCTGCGAGCCCGCAGGCGACGACCGGCGGCGGGCCGACCAGTCGAGCGGGAGCCGGGTGCGCGTCGCGCAGCTCAACGCGGCGGACGGCACGGAGCGCTGGTCCACCGAGCTGGGGGCGGAAGTCACCGGCGGCAACATCGAGACGGTCGAGCCCGTCGCCGTACGGACCTACCTGGAGGACTCCGACGAGCAGCCGCTCCAGGTCTTCGCCCCGGACGGGACCGCGCACCGGCCGCTGACCGGGAAGCAGCCGTTCGGCGACGTCGTCACGAGCAACTTCGGCGAGACCCTCGCGCCCGAGATGGTCGGCTGGCGGAACACCCTGGTGACCCAGTACCACGCCGGTCCCGGGACGCGGCCGGAGTTCGGCATCGCGGCGTACGACGCGCGCACGGGCGAGTGGCGCTGGCACCGCACCCTGCCCGGCGACGCCCTCGGCGCGGTCTACGGCGTGGACGACGACGGGGTGCTCCTCGGCAGCTCGGAGAAGGTCTTCGGCAACATCCCGCTGATGCGGCTGGCCCTGGCGGACGGGGACGTCCGCACCGGCGGCACGCTCCCGCTGCAGATCCCCGACGTCGACGCCCTGCTGGCACGAGAGGACACCGTGATCATCTTCGACTCGCCGACTTCCACCGAGGGCATGGCGCTGCTGTCCGCGCCGGGCACATGAGTACGCCGCGGGGGGCGGAGCCGGACGGCCGGGCGGCCGGCGCGCGCGTCGGCCCGTACCGGCTGGTGCGGCTGCTCGGCGCGGGCGGCATGGGTGAGGTGCACCTCGCGCGGGCCGAGGACGGCAGGCACGTGGCGCTGAAGCTGGTGCACGAGGATCTGGCCGCCGACCCCGAGTTCCGGGCGCGCTTCCGCCAGGAGGTCGACGCCGCGCGCCGGGTGCTGAGCTTCTTCACCGTGCCGCTCGTCGCCGCCGGCCCCGACGACCCGGCGCCCTGGCTGGCCACGCAGTACGTCCCGGGCCCCTCGCTGGCGCAGGCGGTGGCGGCGGACGGGCCGCTGCCGCCGCGCCGGCTGTGCTCGCTGGCCGCCGCGCTCGGCGAGGCGCTCGTCGTGGTGCACGCCGCCGGGATCGTGCACCGCGACCTGAAGCCGTCGAACGTCCTGCTCGCCGACGACGGGCCGCGCGTCATCGACTTCGGTATCGCGCGGGCCGCCGACGCGACGGGCCTGACCGGTACGGGCATGGCCATCGGCACCCTCGGCTACGCCTCGCCGGAGCAGCTCGTCGACGACGGCCCCGTGGGCCCGGCCGGCGACGTGTACTCCCTCGGCGCGGTGCTGCTGTACGCCGCGACCGGGCGGCCGCCCTACGGCGACGCCCCCGCCGCGACGCTGGCGTACTGGACGGTGCACGGCACGCCGGACGTGACGGGGGTGCCGGCCGAGCTGGCCGACCTCGTACGGGCCTGCCTGGCGCGCGAGCCCGCGGACCGGCCGACGCCGACGGAGGTGATCGCGGCGGCCCGGGCGGCGGAGGCGCCGGATCCGGAGGCACCGGATCCCGGGTCGCCGCATCCCCCCACACCGCGGTCGCCCGCGGCCGGCGGCGCCCCGGCCCCCCCGGGCGGCGGCGCGACCACCTCGTACCCGCTGGCTCCGCCCCGCTCCCCCGCGCCGACGGCCGCGGCGGGCCGGGGCGGGCTCCGGCGGCTGGCGGCCCGCCCCGTGGCACTCGCCGCCACGGCGGCGGTGACGACGGCCGCGCTGCTGGCCGGCGCCTTCCTCCTCCTCCCCGGCGACGACGGCGGGCCGGAGTCTGCCGGGATGGGCACGACCTCGCCCCGTACACCCGGGGACAAGGACGGTGACGGGGACAAGGGCAAGGGCGGCGGCCGTACCGCGGCGCCCGAGCCCTCCGGCCCCGCCGCCGACTCCCCCGCCGG
The Streptomyces sp. CNQ-509 DNA segment above includes these coding regions:
- a CDS encoding AAA family ATPase, which gives rise to MQHAVGVPQPPQGRPGPAGPPPPAAGPHDAVETTGHIKLPVGGPVALPSPPPAPMPHGAPPPTVAVLLIGPAGAGKTTVARYWADTRRAPTAHISLDDVREWVRAGFADPQAGWTDHSEAQYRLARRTCGFAARNYLANGISCILDDAVFPDRPVVGLGGWKRHVGPGLLPVVLLPGLESVLARNAARTGNRRLADEEVARIHGRMAGWYGSGLPIIDNSHHDVPATVRMLDDVVGRSLASPPAW
- a CDS encoding serine/threonine-protein kinase yields the protein MSGRQEADGGARFGPYRVVGSLGRGAMGRVFLARDAAGRAAAVKVVHSFLARDPEFRVRFAREVAAAGAVTSPCTAALLAADPDAERPWLASAYVEGPTLAALLRAHGPLDEGRLRGLAAALAAALAAIHAAGIVHRDLKPSNVIVGAGGPCVIDFGVARAADATRLTGTGVLMGTAGYAAPEHLTEGVSTPACDVFALGAVLATAATGRRPFGDGPAHAVAYRTVHGEPDLAGVPEGLRELVAGCLAKDPGGRPGVAAVAEAAGPAGGVSWAFAAEAVRDRGAGPVREEGASGPGGAGTPQDAGGEGGAPDVRDEPPADLPRDRPVPRNGAGPAGVFGPPPDLGPVPPTADPGARALPGPPVTADARRYAGGPRRRRGVLAAAVAAVAVLAATAVLAASLLGDGGDGGDHDGDGAPPGAGGRGRPAASGSPVTNPAQPGGDRALPEPASLVEDVSLAAGEWSVTWDNRPPEPSAGEGTNEITPLGLLGVWLTDDTVVQADEHAVRGYDRADGDLRWTATPPAKGLVPCAMSRTVSDGRGAVAYGTSAEADEGCDRLAVLDTGSGATVWRTGLRPPDGDRDHVVSTTVGVVGDRVVVRSYSGLVGYALGDGRPVWLRTPRTGDGCALGGAAAGRTSVAMISVCEPAGDDRRRADQSSGSRVRVAQLNAADGTERWSTELGAEVTGGNIETVEPVAVRTYLEDSDEQPLQVFAPDGTAHRPLTGKQPFGDVVTSNFGETLAPEMVGWRNTLVTQYHAGPGTRPEFGIAAYDARTGEWRWHRTLPGDALGAVYGVDDDGVLLGSSEKVFGNIPLMRLALADGDVRTGGTLPLQIPDVDALLAREDTVIIFDSPTSTEGMALLSAPGT
- a CDS encoding protein kinase, with translation MSTPRGAEPDGRAAGARVGPYRLVRLLGAGGMGEVHLARAEDGRHVALKLVHEDLAADPEFRARFRQEVDAARRVLSFFTVPLVAAGPDDPAPWLATQYVPGPSLAQAVAADGPLPPRRLCSLAAALGEALVVVHAAGIVHRDLKPSNVLLADDGPRVIDFGIARAADATGLTGTGMAIGTLGYASPEQLVDDGPVGPAGDVYSLGAVLLYAATGRPPYGDAPAATLAYWTVHGTPDVTGVPAELADLVRACLAREPADRPTPTEVIAAARAAEAPDPEAPDPGSPHPPTPRSPAAGGAPAPPGGGATTSYPLAPPRSPAPTAAAGRGGLRRLAARPVALAATAAVTTAALLAGAFLLLPGDDGGPESAGMGTTSPRTPGDKDGDGDKGKGGGRTAAPEPSGPAADSPAGVTAAGDRVRDWRAPVSGTENQTALVGGWLTEHAAARTDSRGTLGLDPADGSRLWSVPPPKGSAVACRTSQGRTATHDGIGAVVYGDRADGLDDCGVVGAVDTAAGKLLWQRETGGSSTRSPAVGMSGGRLVIAAEKGVLGLDPRTGDERWQRTEGIDGCQLSDALTGPRTTVLMETCGRATNPNTVVELDSATGKERWRLELPDNAIESWPLTAEPVSVQLGRGGDGSKNALLVIDRTGKYHHEIPVHTPFGELNLNGAEDIALPWIGAYGDSVVVAAEAPSVVSPDRLAAIDAATGEIRWHKGLTFGAPSILAMDGESVTVRAEFGTEDEVHLVEYALDDGEVLGDGTLPAAFEDPTDRRVAAAGDRVVSFIGRRATGAEGYTVRDGG